In Chanodichthys erythropterus isolate Z2021 chromosome 9, ASM2448905v1, whole genome shotgun sequence, a genomic segment contains:
- the ccn1l2 gene encoding cellular communication network factor 1, like 2 codes for MCSGRNQRTVICIVLFVLCSSEGEAARGCSRPCSCPPSAPSCALGVSWVLDECGCCKVCAQQFNQDCGPDRPCDHIKGLRCHLGAEGDPRRGLCRADAQGRPCEFGGRVYQHGEDFQPSCQHQCSCMDGVVGCMPLCPHNIPLPSTHCANPRLETLPGRCCEEWLCDHDNSISEEPPDPRPQHTPSNHISKLLQSPDSFPSRRSSFQEWSSVPVSLVPFPTSECFPQTTDWSECSASCGFGISSRVTNSNAQCRLIRETRLCQIRECDINPAMKKGKKCRQTVRSREPEQITFAGCSTARRYRPRTCGSCVDGSCCQPSASRTLRLRFRCPDGENITRNVMWIQRCRCSKRFCRLQRELSSPTVSLHNDIHTFSH; via the exons ATGTGTTCTGGAAGGAATCAAAGGACAGTTATTTGCATtgtcttgtttgttttatgCTCATCTGAAGGAGAG GCGGCCCGGGGCTGTTCCCGTCCGTGCTCGTGTCCCCCGTCTGCGCCCTCCTGTGCGCTCGGAGTGAGCTGGGTGTTGGATGAGTGCGGCTGCTGTAAGGTGTGCGCCCAACAGTTTAACCAAGACTGCGGCCCTGACCGACCCTGTGACCACATCAAGGGCCTGCGCTGCCACCTGGGGGCCGAAGGAGACCCTCGCCGTGGACTCTGTAGAG CTGACGCTCAGGGACGTCCGTGTGAGTTTGGTGGGCGTGTGTATCAGCACGGAGAGGATTTCCAGCCCAGCTGTCAGCACCAGTGCAGCTGTATGGACGGTGTGGTGGGCTGCATGCCTCTGTGCCCACACAACATCCCTCTGCCCAGCACACACTGCGCCAACCCTCGCCTGGAGACGCTGCCGGGCCGCTGCTGCGAGGAGTGGCTGTGCGACCATGATAACAGCATCAGTGAAGAGCCGCCGGACCCCCGTCCTCAACACACCCCGTCCAACCACATCAGCAAACTCCTGCAGAGCCCCGACAGCTTCCCGTCCAGGAGGAGCTCCTTTCAAG AGTGGTCATCTGTGCCGGTGTCTCTGGTTCCCTTCCCAACATCCGAATGCTTCCCACAGACCACTGACTGGTCAGAATGTTCTGCTTCCTGTGGGTTTGGCATCTCGAGTCGAGTGACCAATAGTAATGCACAGTGCCGGCTGATTAGAGAGACACGCCTTTGCCAGATCCGAGAATGTGACATCAATCCAGCTATGAAG AAAGGAAAGAAGTGTCGACAGACAGTGAGGTCTCGGGAACCAGAGCAGATCACATTCGCCGGCTGCTCTACGGCTCGCCGCTACCGGCCCCGTACGTGTGGCTCGTGTGTGGATGGCAGTTGCTGTCAGCCGTCCGCATCCCGCACGTTGCGTCTCCGATTCCGCTGCCCGGATGGCGAGAACATCACACGAAATGTGATGTGGATCCAGCGCTGCCGGTGCAGCAAACGCTTCTGCAGGCTTCAGAGGGAGCTTTCCTCACCCACCGTCAGCCTTCACAACGACATACACACCTTCTCTCACTGA